The following are encoded in a window of Arvicanthis niloticus isolate mArvNil1 chromosome 1, mArvNil1.pat.X, whole genome shotgun sequence genomic DNA:
- the Ldb1 gene encoding LIM domain-binding protein 1 isoform X4 translates to MSVGCACPGCSSKSFKLYSPKEPPNGNAFPPFHPGTMLDRDVGPTPMYPPTYLEPGIGRHTPYGNQTDYRIFELNKRLQNWTEECDNLWWDAFTTEFFEDDAMLTITFCLEDGPKRYTIGRTLIPRYFRSIFEGGATELYYVLKHPKEAFHSNFVSLDCDQGSMVTQHGKPMFTQVCVEGRLYLEFMFDDMMRIKTWHFSIRQHRELIPRSILAMHAQDPQMLDQLSKNITRCGLSNSTLNYLRLCVILEPMQELMSRHKTYSLSPRDCLKTCLFQKWQRMVAPPAEPARQQPSKRRKRKMSGGSTMSSGGGNTNNSNSKKKSPASTFALSSQVPEAQLVNI, encoded by the exons GTTGTTCCTCAAAGTCATTCAAGCTGTACTCGCCGAAGGAGCCCCCGAACGGCAACgccttccctcccttccatccCGGCACCATGCTGGATCGGGATGTGGG CCCAACTCCCATGTACCCACCTACATACCTGGAGCCTGGGATAGG GAGGCACACACCGTATGGTAACCAAACTGACTACAGAATATTTGAGCTTAACAAACGGCTACAGAACTGGACAGAG GAGTGTGACAATCTCTGGTGGGACGCCTTCACGACTGAGTTCTTTGAGGATGATGCCATGTTGACCATCACTTTCTGCCTGGAGGATGGACCAAAGAGATACA CCATTGGCCGCACCCTGATACCACGCTACTTCCGAAGCATTTTTGAGGGGGGCGCTACGGAGCTATATTACGTACTTAAGCATCCCAAGGAGGCATTCCACAGCAACTTTGTTTCCCTTGACTGTGACCAGGGCAGCATGGTGACCCAGCATGGCAAACCCATGTTTACCCAG GTGTGTGTGGAAGGCCGGTTGTACCTGGAGTTCATGTTTGACGACATGATGCGGATAAAGACATGGCACTTCAGTATCCGGCAGCACAGAGAGCTCATCCCCAGGAGTATCCTGGCCATGCAC gCCCAGGACCCCCAAATGCTGGATCAGCTCTCCAAAAACATCACCCGGTGTGGGTTGTCCAATTCCACTCTCAACTACCTCCGA CTCTGTGTGATACTCGAGCCCATGCAGGAACTCATGTCCCGCCACAAGACCTACAGCCTCAGCCCCCGAGACTGCCTCAAGACCTGCCTTTTCCAAAAGTGGCAGCGCATGGTAGCACCTCCTG CGGAGCCTGCACGACAGCAGCCCAGCAAACGGAGGAAAAGGAAGATGTCAGGGGGTAGCACCATGAGTTCGGGGGGTGGCAacaccaacaacagcaacagcaagaaGAAGAGCCCAGCCAGCACCTTCGCTCTCTCCAGCCAGGTACCT
- the Ldb1 gene encoding LIM domain-binding protein 1 isoform X5, with protein MSVGCACPGCSSKSFKLYSPKEPPNGNAFPPFHPGTMLDRDVGPTPMYPPTYLEPGIGRHTPYGNQTDYRIFELNKRLQNWTEECDNLWWDAFTTEFFEDDAMLTITFCLEDGPKRYTIGRTLIPRYFRSIFEGGATELYYVLKHPKEAFHSNFVSLDCDQGSMVTQHGKPMFTQVCVEGRLYLEFMFDDMMRIKTWHFSIRQHRELIPRSILAMHAQDPQMLDQLSKNITRCGLSNSTLNYLRLCVILEPMQELMSRHKTYSLSPRDCLKTCLFQKWQRMVAPPAEPARQQPSKRRKRKMSGGSTMSSGGGNTNNSNSKKKSPASTFALSSQEAQLVNI; from the exons GTTGTTCCTCAAAGTCATTCAAGCTGTACTCGCCGAAGGAGCCCCCGAACGGCAACgccttccctcccttccatccCGGCACCATGCTGGATCGGGATGTGGG CCCAACTCCCATGTACCCACCTACATACCTGGAGCCTGGGATAGG GAGGCACACACCGTATGGTAACCAAACTGACTACAGAATATTTGAGCTTAACAAACGGCTACAGAACTGGACAGAG GAGTGTGACAATCTCTGGTGGGACGCCTTCACGACTGAGTTCTTTGAGGATGATGCCATGTTGACCATCACTTTCTGCCTGGAGGATGGACCAAAGAGATACA CCATTGGCCGCACCCTGATACCACGCTACTTCCGAAGCATTTTTGAGGGGGGCGCTACGGAGCTATATTACGTACTTAAGCATCCCAAGGAGGCATTCCACAGCAACTTTGTTTCCCTTGACTGTGACCAGGGCAGCATGGTGACCCAGCATGGCAAACCCATGTTTACCCAG GTGTGTGTGGAAGGCCGGTTGTACCTGGAGTTCATGTTTGACGACATGATGCGGATAAAGACATGGCACTTCAGTATCCGGCAGCACAGAGAGCTCATCCCCAGGAGTATCCTGGCCATGCAC gCCCAGGACCCCCAAATGCTGGATCAGCTCTCCAAAAACATCACCCGGTGTGGGTTGTCCAATTCCACTCTCAACTACCTCCGA CTCTGTGTGATACTCGAGCCCATGCAGGAACTCATGTCCCGCCACAAGACCTACAGCCTCAGCCCCCGAGACTGCCTCAAGACCTGCCTTTTCCAAAAGTGGCAGCGCATGGTAGCACCTCCTG CGGAGCCTGCACGACAGCAGCCCAGCAAACGGAGGAAAAGGAAGATGTCAGGGGGTAGCACCATGAGTTCGGGGGGTGGCAacaccaacaacagcaacagcaagaaGAAGAGCCCAGCCAGCACCTTCGCTCTCTCCAGCCAG